One Calditrichia bacterium DNA window includes the following coding sequences:
- a CDS encoding peptidase M14 — translation MLKRFKLPENFRESDAVRDEIKQSCAANSDIAEYRVAGKSEGGRPVDAVILGNGAKTVSLIAGSHSDEPVGPETLRMFICEILRHREAFADILADFRFVIFPHINPDGEAKNQSWIRKWPDVSEFIHHVFREQPGQDIEFGYPEMRSENRLATEIWREFGPFDLHISLHGMAFSEGAMLLIDRNWIERTERIQQKFVLLANELGLRRHDHDRGGEKGFDYIAPGFTTTPEGRAMQAYFLSQNDPQTAEKFHLSSMEFIRSLGGDLLCLVTELPLFIVENPSLKYTGTPERYLAFKEKLPALRLKLANGESIAKEIKEFGLKPLDFQNAVRFQLKVIQWGLDTVRVS, via the coding sequence ATGCTAAAACGTTTCAAATTACCGGAAAATTTTCGCGAAAGCGATGCCGTTCGCGATGAAATCAAACAGTCGTGCGCTGCAAATAGCGATATTGCCGAATATCGCGTTGCCGGAAAGAGCGAGGGCGGTCGTCCGGTTGACGCGGTAATTTTGGGCAACGGCGCCAAAACCGTCAGCCTGATTGCCGGATCGCATTCCGATGAGCCGGTTGGGCCGGAAACGCTGCGCATGTTTATTTGCGAAATACTGCGCCATCGCGAAGCGTTCGCCGATATTCTGGCGGATTTCCGGTTTGTAATTTTTCCGCATATCAACCCGGATGGCGAGGCAAAAAATCAATCTTGGATTCGCAAATGGCCGGATGTTTCTGAATTTATTCACCACGTTTTTCGGGAACAGCCCGGACAGGATATCGAGTTCGGCTATCCGGAAATGCGGTCGGAAAACCGGTTGGCAACGGAAATCTGGCGGGAATTTGGGCCGTTTGATTTGCACATCAGTCTGCACGGAATGGCGTTTTCGGAAGGCGCAATGTTGCTCATCGACCGCAACTGGATTGAGCGAACGGAACGCATTCAGCAAAAATTTGTGCTGCTCGCCAACGAACTCGGATTGCGGCGACACGATCACGACAGGGGCGGGGAGAAAGGGTTTGATTATATCGCTCCGGGATTTACCACCACACCGGAAGGCCGGGCGATGCAAGCGTATTTTCTGTCGCAAAACGATCCGCAAACTGCTGAAAAATTTCACCTTAGCTCGATGGAATTTATCCGCTCGCTCGGTGGCGATCTGCTGTGTTTGGTAACCGAACTGCCGTTGTTTATTGTAGAAAATCCTTCGCTGAAATATACCGGTACGCCGGAGCGATATCTTGCTTTCAAAGAAAAATTGCCGGCGTTGCGCCTCAAATTGGCAAATGGCGAATCCATTGCAAAAGAGATCAAAGAGTTCGGGCTGAAACCGCTGGATTTTCAAAATGCGGTGCGCTTTCAATTGAAAGTGATTCAGTGGGGATTGGATACGGTTCGGGTTTCATGA
- a CDS encoding phosphoribosylanthranilate isomerase: MKHIIQIAGIIDAAEAQLLLDSGVDWLGFPLRLTVNAEDINDADAAAIIANLPENRSGVLITYLNTAAEILELCKMLHAKTVQIHGNIELAELQQLRKSAPDVFILKSLIVRGDNLSELENMTQTLAPLVDGFITDTHDPATGADGATGKTHDWQISRKLVEISPKPLMLAGGLTPENVFDAIRIVRPAAVDVHTGVEAEDGRKSAEKVATFVREARRGFALFGG; this comes from the coding sequence ATGAAACATATCATTCAAATTGCCGGCATCATTGATGCTGCGGAAGCGCAACTGCTGCTCGATTCGGGCGTGGATTGGCTCGGCTTTCCGCTGCGATTGACCGTAAATGCGGAAGATATCAACGATGCAGATGCAGCGGCGATTATCGCCAATCTACCGGAAAATCGTTCTGGCGTGTTGATTACCTATCTCAACACGGCGGCGGAAATTTTGGAATTGTGCAAAATGCTGCACGCCAAAACCGTGCAAATTCATGGAAATATTGAACTTGCAGAATTGCAACAATTGCGGAAATCCGCGCCGGATGTGTTTATTTTAAAAAGCCTCATCGTTCGCGGGGATAATTTGAGCGAGTTGGAAAACATGACCCAAACACTCGCGCCGTTGGTCGATGGTTTTATTACGGATACGCACGATCCGGCAACGGGCGCGGATGGTGCCACCGGGAAAACCCACGATTGGCAAATCAGCCGGAAACTCGTGGAGATTTCCCCAAAACCGCTGATGCTCGCCGGCGGACTGACACCCGAAAACGTGTTCGATGCGATTCGCATCGTTCGTCCGGCTGCGGTGGATGTGCACACCGGCGTCGAGGCTGAGGACGGTCGGAAATCTGCTGAAAAGGTGGCAACATTTGTCCGCGAAGCGAGACGCGGTTTTGCGTTGTTCGGCGGATAA
- a CDS encoding sigma 54-interacting transcriptional regulator, with the protein MRTISETQLDEIFGIGSAVTFKQVIEEARMLAKIPRPIMIQGERGTGKELLARAIHLESDRKKQPYVVVNCAAFQEDLFAAEMFGREKGAYTGAVDSRPGRLELADGGTLFLDEVANMSRAVQEKLLRVIEYQQFERLGGSKPISVDVRIIAATNANLDQLMEKSEFLPDLYDRLSFAVLTLPPLRKRREDIPSLIEHFICQLHKEIPNLEHKSFTPSAIQELQNYHWPGNIRQLKNIIERIYISDEDGTINASELPIEITSVEPIRGNFYEKVRAYEINLLLNSLKDFDGNQRAAAENLGMSYDQFRHFYKKYKLEDYLV; encoded by the coding sequence ATGAGAACAATCTCCGAAACACAACTGGACGAAATATTTGGCATCGGCAGCGCCGTCACATTTAAACAAGTGATTGAAGAAGCGCGAATGCTGGCAAAAATTCCCCGCCCGATCATGATTCAGGGCGAACGCGGAACGGGCAAGGAATTGCTGGCGCGCGCCATTCATTTGGAAAGCGACCGGAAAAAACAACCGTATGTTGTGGTCAATTGTGCTGCGTTTCAGGAAGATTTGTTTGCTGCGGAAATGTTTGGCCGGGAAAAAGGCGCGTACACCGGCGCTGTTGATTCGCGTCCCGGCAGACTGGAACTGGCCGACGGCGGCACGCTGTTTTTGGACGAAGTGGCGAATATGAGCCGTGCGGTTCAGGAAAAATTGCTTCGCGTGATCGAATATCAACAATTTGAACGGCTCGGCGGCAGCAAACCGATTTCGGTGGATGTGCGGATTATTGCCGCAACCAACGCCAATCTCGATCAACTCATGGAAAAATCAGAATTTTTGCCGGATTTGTATGACCGGTTATCGTTTGCGGTGCTCACTTTGCCACCGCTGCGAAAACGACGGGAAGATATCCCATCGCTGATCGAACACTTCATTTGTCAACTCCACAAAGAAATTCCCAACCTCGAACACAAATCGTTTACGCCTTCCGCGATTCAGGAACTCCAGAATTACCATTGGCCGGGGAACATCCGGCAGCTCAAAAACATCATCGAGCGCATTTATATTTCCGACGAAGACGGTACCATCAACGCATCGGAACTGCCGATCGAAATTACATCTGTGGAACCGATCCGCGGTAATTTCTACGAAAAAGTGCGCGCGTACGAAATCAACCTGTTGCTCAACTCGCTGAAAGATTTTGATGGCAACCAGCGCGCCGCAGCCGAAAATCTTGGGATGTCTTACGACCAGTTCCGCCACTTCTACAAAAAATACAAGTTGGAAGATTATCTGGTGTAA
- a CDS encoding PspA/IM30 family protein, with the protein MNIFQRITKLVEANVNSMLDKAEDPEVMVRQIIREMEESIIELRRETVKAVGARKLLEKKMQLLNEKSADLQQKATLALENGNEDLARKLLEQKIDVEKENSQLANEVETATYLAEKMKQDLVKLEDQVQIARRQKEELIRRKLAAERKMNATGAIRKTRDALEALTGATNSADANINAIEAQKDKILQLEAEAEAMEELMEGKSADAESEKELEKMIQNKAVEDELAKLKKMLSDGKKK; encoded by the coding sequence ATGAATATTTTTCAAAGAATCACAAAATTGGTCGAAGCCAACGTCAATTCGATGCTGGATAAAGCCGAAGACCCGGAAGTGATGGTTCGCCAAATCATTCGTGAAATGGAAGAAAGCATCATCGAATTGCGCCGCGAAACCGTAAAAGCCGTTGGCGCCCGCAAATTGCTGGAAAAGAAAATGCAGCTGCTCAATGAAAAATCCGCTGATCTCCAGCAAAAAGCCACACTCGCGCTGGAAAACGGAAACGAAGATTTAGCGCGCAAATTGCTGGAACAAAAAATCGATGTCGAGAAAGAGAACAGCCAACTCGCAAATGAAGTAGAAACAGCAACTTATCTTGCCGAAAAAATGAAACAGGATTTGGTAAAACTGGAAGACCAGGTGCAAATTGCCCGTCGCCAAAAAGAGGAATTGATTCGCCGTAAACTCGCCGCCGAACGCAAAATGAACGCCACCGGCGCCATTCGCAAAACCCGCGATGCGTTGGAAGCGCTCACCGGTGCCACCAATAGTGCGGACGCGAATATCAACGCCATCGAAGCGCAAAAAGATAAAATTCTGCAATTGGAAGCCGAAGCCGAGGCGATGGAAGAATTGATGGAAGGGAAATCCGCAGACGCCGAAAGCGAAAAAGAGCTGGAAAAAATGATCCAGAATAAAGCGGTGGAAGACGAATTGGCAAAGCTGAAAAAGATGCTCAGTGACGGCAAAAAAAAGTAG
- a CDS encoding flotillin: MDFISAIIFIVVILAVVVVMMVSRLLIVCHPNEVVILSGRKRKLPDGSIVGYRLIRGGRAVRMPVLEKAARMSLESIPLELSVRNAYSKGGIPLNVDAIANIKIDSTEPAFGNAVERFLMKPMQEIHQIAKDTLEGNLRGVLASLTPEEVNEDRLKFAQSLIEEADNDLNQLGLQLDTLKIQNVADEAGYLDSIGRRKTAEVLSTARMAEAAKAAEAEQAEAEARQFAEIAKAKADQEIKAAQISADREVKMAKARADAAARQAEAEQEAVAKEAEATSLRKAEVAKAMADQEIRTSQIKADQEVKVSRAIADQQIETENNNLRMKKAELEREAIIMEKEAEVAGQKAQAKYEQDMEEERILLQQKRLMADVIEPAKAKKEAMELEARGEAAPILEKGKANIEVLDQMIKTYLSAKGEGEKVFMLNMLPDIIKQLSDTVNKVTIDKVSVIDSGGNGSHGVANFINQLPAAVVSLAEQIENATGVNILNQFKQKPEIGQIVHHNGEHDKAKDDEK, translated from the coding sequence ATGGATTTCATAAGTGCTATCATATTTATCGTTGTTATCCTCGCGGTTGTTGTGGTGATGATGGTCAGCCGCTTGCTGATTGTCTGCCATCCCAACGAAGTTGTGATACTTTCCGGACGCAAACGTAAACTGCCGGACGGATCGATTGTCGGTTACCGGCTCATTCGCGGCGGTCGCGCGGTGCGCATGCCGGTGCTGGAAAAAGCAGCCCGCATGTCGCTGGAATCGATTCCCCTGGAGCTTTCGGTGCGCAACGCGTATTCCAAAGGCGGTATTCCGTTGAATGTGGATGCCATCGCCAACATCAAAATTGATTCGACAGAACCGGCGTTCGGCAACGCGGTCGAGCGTTTTTTGATGAAACCGATGCAGGAAATTCACCAGATTGCGAAAGATACGCTGGAAGGTAACCTGCGCGGCGTGCTGGCATCGCTGACGCCGGAAGAAGTGAACGAAGACCGCCTGAAGTTTGCCCAAAGCCTTATCGAAGAAGCGGATAACGATTTGAACCAACTCGGTTTGCAACTCGATACGCTGAAAATTCAGAATGTCGCGGACGAAGCGGGATATCTCGATTCGATCGGTCGCCGCAAAACCGCCGAAGTGCTCTCAACCGCACGAATGGCAGAAGCCGCAAAAGCCGCCGAAGCGGAACAGGCAGAAGCGGAAGCACGCCAGTTTGCGGAAATTGCCAAAGCCAAAGCAGATCAGGAAATTAAAGCGGCGCAAATTTCTGCGGATCGCGAAGTGAAGATGGCCAAAGCCCGCGCCGATGCCGCAGCCCGTCAGGCGGAAGCGGAGCAGGAAGCCGTCGCAAAGGAAGCGGAAGCGACATCACTGCGGAAAGCTGAGGTCGCAAAAGCAATGGCTGATCAGGAAATTCGCACATCGCAAATTAAGGCAGATCAAGAGGTTAAGGTATCTCGCGCTATTGCAGATCAACAGATCGAAACTGAGAACAACAATCTGCGTATGAAAAAAGCGGAACTGGAACGCGAAGCCATTATCATGGAAAAAGAAGCGGAAGTTGCCGGACAAAAAGCCCAGGCAAAATACGAACAGGATATGGAAGAAGAACGCATTCTGCTGCAACAAAAACGCCTGATGGCAGACGTTATCGAACCCGCAAAAGCCAAAAAAGAAGCGATGGAGCTGGAAGCACGCGGCGAAGCTGCGCCGATTCTCGAGAAAGGTAAAGCGAACATCGAAGTGCTGGATCAGATGATCAAAACCTACCTCAGCGCCAAAGGTGAAGGCGAAAAAGTATTCATGCTGAACATGTTGCCGGATATTATCAAACAACTGTCCGACACGGTGAACAAGGTCACGATCGACAAAGTGAGTGTGATCGACAGCGGCGGAAACGGCAGCCACGGCGTGGCAAATTTCATCAACCAGTTGCCCGCAGCAGTGGTTTCGCTGGCGGAACAGATCGAAAACGCCACCGGTGTGAACATCCTCAACCAGTTCAAACAGAAACCGGAAATTGGTCAGATTGTCCACCACAACGGTGAGCACGACAAAGCGAAAGATGATGAGAAGTAG
- a CDS encoding DUF4178 domain-containing protein, whose protein sequence is MGFTNFFKGKKEGEEFDPLRDLTLSKMKVGYFVEFDLKTWQVTAYNKYDFGDGLWSEEWELTSGREKIWLEKREDDEVEWTVSKKLPIGAIAEDVRQHVKDFDDPPGQISVKEKTFYLDESGSVYYYPGGNTQQQGQGIIAWEYIDDDDENFVSIEQWGEDDFEASQGYYVEEFMFSNILPSGDAQA, encoded by the coding sequence TTGGGATTCACAAATTTTTTCAAAGGAAAAAAAGAAGGTGAAGAATTTGATCCACTACGGGACTTGACACTTTCAAAAATGAAGGTCGGGTATTTTGTTGAATTTGATCTGAAAACCTGGCAGGTTACCGCATACAATAAATACGATTTTGGCGACGGCTTATGGAGCGAGGAATGGGAACTGACCTCCGGTCGCGAAAAAATCTGGCTGGAAAAACGCGAAGATGACGAAGTGGAATGGACCGTCAGCAAAAAGCTGCCAATCGGCGCAATTGCGGAAGATGTCCGCCAGCACGTCAAAGATTTCGACGATCCGCCGGGGCAAATTTCCGTGAAGGAAAAAACGTTTTATCTGGATGAATCCGGTTCGGTCTATTATTATCCCGGTGGCAACACTCAACAACAGGGTCAGGGTATCATCGCATGGGAATATATTGATGATGACGATGAAAATTTTGTGAGCATCGAGCAATGGGGCGAGGATGATTTTGAAGCATCGCAAGGCTATTATGTGGAAGAATTTATGTTTAGCAACATCCTGCCGTCGGGGGACGCACAAGCTTGA
- a CDS encoding DUF350 domain-containing protein, whose protein sequence is MTLDQTISGLIYLIAVFILFWLGKVVYGITNPRINLRDELVKKDNLAMALAVIGYYFGLIIALGGVLSSESAGLFIDLFEIFFYGIISIVLMNFSIKINDKIILSKFDNIKEIIDDQNAGTGVVEAANHIAVGMIIAGAMSGDYGGWATALTFWILGQAVLIVAGIVYAKILPFDLHAEIEKDNVAVGVAFAGVLIAIGNILRIGSTGDFISWQQNLTTFFGFVIFGLVLLPVLRFLTDKVLLPGEKLTDELVNQTNPNIGAGAVEAFAYIGASFLIGWVI, encoded by the coding sequence ATGACTTTAGACCAAACCATATCCGGACTAATTTACCTTATTGCAGTGTTTATACTTTTTTGGCTGGGAAAAGTGGTTTATGGAATAACCAATCCGCGCATCAATTTGCGCGATGAATTGGTGAAAAAAGATAATCTGGCGATGGCGCTGGCAGTGATCGGCTACTATTTCGGGCTGATTATCGCGTTGGGTGGCGTGCTTTCCAGCGAATCCGCAGGATTGTTCATCGATCTGTTCGAAATATTTTTTTACGGCATTATTTCGATTGTCCTGATGAATTTTTCGATTAAAATCAATGACAAAATCATCCTCAGCAAATTTGACAATATCAAAGAAATTATCGATGATCAGAACGCCGGAACGGGCGTTGTGGAAGCGGCCAACCACATTGCTGTGGGCATGATTATCGCCGGCGCGATGAGCGGCGATTACGGCGGCTGGGCAACTGCGCTCACATTCTGGATTTTGGGACAAGCCGTGCTGATTGTCGCAGGCATTGTTTACGCCAAAATTCTGCCGTTCGATCTGCACGCGGAAATCGAAAAAGATAACGTTGCTGTGGGCGTTGCGTTTGCGGGTGTGCTGATCGCCATCGGCAACATCTTGCGCATCGGCTCCACCGGCGATTTTATTTCGTGGCAACAGAATCTCACCACGTTTTTCGGATTCGTCATATTCGGACTGGTGCTGCTGCCGGTTTTGCGCTTTCTGACCGACAAAGTGTTGCTCCCCGGCGAAAAACTTACCGATGAACTGGTGAACCAGACAAATCCGAATATCGGTGCCGGTGCGGTGGAAGCGTTTGCCTATATCGGTGCGTCGTTTTTGATTGGTTGGGTTATATAG
- a CDS encoding four helix bundle protein, translating to MSYKKLQIWQLSREIVIDIHKMTLETLPKFEMFETGSQIRRSSKSTKSLIVEGYGRRYYKQDFIRYLLNALASNDETIDHLETLFETKSLSDSILYENIHERLISLGKMLNNFINSVQKNHQTPSIYVKEEMPDYLNFPETKDDKTE from the coding sequence ATGAGTTACAAAAAATTGCAGATATGGCAGCTATCTCGTGAAATTGTGATTGATATTCACAAAATGACGCTGGAAACGTTACCAAAATTTGAGATGTTCGAAACAGGATCACAAATTCGCAGATCGAGCAAATCGACCAAATCTTTGATTGTGGAAGGATACGGCAGGCGCTATTATAAACAGGATTTCATACGTTATTTATTGAATGCGCTCGCCTCTAACGATGAAACAATTGATCATTTAGAAACCCTTTTCGAAACAAAGTCTTTATCTGATTCAATTCTGTACGAAAACATACACGAACGGCTTATTTCTTTAGGTAAAATGCTCAACAATTTCATCAACTCGGTTCAAAAAAATCATCAGACACCATCGATTTATGTAAAGGAAGAAATGCCAGACTATCTGAATTTTCCGGAAACAAAAGATGACAAAACAGAATAA
- a CDS encoding polyamine aminopropyltransferase yields MTKQNKIFANIDSESRTCAERSRSVQNPESRIQNLSGNWLLKACIFATGLSGIVAEYVMSTLASYLLGNSVLQWTLTISIMLFAMGVGSRFSKFVDDALLDAFVFTELLLSVLCAISATTIYFLSAYMNPITPLIYTLSFAIGLLIGLEIPLATRLNDYFEDLKINISSVMEKDYYGALLGGLLFAFVALPYLGLTYTPILLGAVNFAVAAALFWQHRDSLKFPKTLTAGFLIVPALLGALAVSAEPIVLYGEQQKYVDKVVYQEQTPYQRIVITQFKNDYWLYLNGNEQFSSYDEHRYHEPLVHPAMLASVAHKNVLILGGGDGLAAREILKYPDVEKITLVDLDPAMTELGKNYPVFRQLNQNALSDPRVHIRNEDAYTFLQQTREIFDVIIIDLPDPKTIELARLYTREFYQLAKRQLSKGGIVVTQAGSPFFSREAYLCILQTMRTAGLAAIPYHNHIPTLGEWGWVLAMNAEIDENRLKNHLLSLSFDDLQTRFLNRDAMAAMLLFGKNELAGIDAIRVNSELELALFDYYKNGSWEFY; encoded by the coding sequence ATGACAAAACAGAATAAAATTTTTGCAAATATAGATTCGGAATCCAGAACTTGCGCTGAGCGCAGCCGAAGCGTCCAGAATCCAGAATCCAGAATCCAGAATCTCTCCGGCAACTGGTTGCTGAAAGCCTGCATTTTCGCCACCGGGTTATCCGGAATTGTGGCGGAATACGTGATGTCCACGCTGGCGAGTTATCTGCTCGGTAACTCCGTTTTGCAATGGACACTCACTATTTCCATCATGCTGTTTGCGATGGGCGTTGGCAGCCGTTTCAGCAAATTTGTGGATGACGCGTTGCTGGATGCCTTCGTTTTCACGGAATTACTGCTCTCCGTTTTATGCGCGATCAGCGCTACAACTATCTATTTTTTATCGGCTTACATGAATCCGATAACACCGCTGATTTACACGCTGTCATTCGCAATCGGTTTGCTGATCGGGCTGGAAATTCCGCTGGCAACCCGTCTCAACGATTATTTTGAGGATTTGAAAATCAACATCAGTTCGGTAATGGAAAAAGATTATTACGGCGCGTTGCTCGGCGGCTTGCTGTTTGCGTTTGTCGCCCTCCCCTACCTCGGTTTAACTTATACGCCCATTTTGCTCGGCGCAGTAAATTTTGCAGTCGCGGCGGCGCTATTTTGGCAGCATCGCGATTCGCTAAAATTTCCGAAAACACTCACTGCCGGATTTTTGATCGTGCCCGCCTTGCTCGGCGCATTGGCCGTTTCGGCGGAGCCGATTGTGCTGTATGGCGAGCAGCAAAAATATGTGGATAAAGTTGTTTATCAGGAGCAAACGCCCTATCAGCGAATTGTGATCACTCAATTCAAAAATGATTACTGGCTGTATCTCAATGGAAATGAACAATTTAGCAGCTACGACGAACACCGCTATCACGAACCGCTGGTGCATCCGGCAATGCTGGCGAGCGTTGCGCATAAAAATGTGCTGATTCTCGGTGGCGGCGATGGATTGGCTGCGCGGGAAATCCTCAAATATCCCGACGTCGAAAAAATTACGTTGGTCGATCTCGATCCGGCGATGACGGAACTCGGCAAGAATTACCCGGTTTTTCGCCAACTCAACCAAAATGCGCTCAGCGATCCCCGGGTGCACATTCGCAACGAGGACGCATACACATTTTTGCAGCAAACCCGGGAAATTTTCGATGTGATTATTATCGATTTGCCCGACCCGAAAACCATCGAGCTGGCGCGATTGTACACCCGGGAATTTTATCAATTGGCGAAACGTCAACTGTCCAAAGGCGGGATTGTGGTTACGCAAGCTGGCAGCCCGTTTTTTTCACGGGAAGCGTATCTCTGCATATTGCAAACGATGCGAACTGCCGGATTGGCTGCGATTCCTTATCACAACCACATTCCAACACTCGGCGAATGGGGCTGGGTGCTGGCAATGAATGCGGAAATTGACGAAAATCGTTTGAAAAATCACCTGCTATCACTATCATTTGATGATTTGCAAACACGTTTTTTAAACCGGGACGCAATGGCGGCGATGCTTCTTTTCGGCAAAAACGAACTGGCCGGTATCGATGCCATTCGCGTTAATTCTGAACTGGAACTCGCATTATTTGATTATTACAAAAATGGGTCGTGGGAATTTTATTGA
- a CDS encoding ion transporter → MKNIAHNIIKFVIKENLHRILLIMLLLIVFGAVGMAIFEPNVNWDNALWWSIVTLTTVGYGDIAPTTFGGRIVGSIIMILGIGILGMFTATIASVFVEQKLKVNRGMSNYDFTNHTIICEWNYRAKEILRELRSDSRVLDQPIILIADIDEKPVNDENLHFIKGEVDEANLQRANIAAAKTVVILGDDKLDNNARDAQVVLAALIIESINPSAYTIVELVNEQNVAHCRKAHVDEIIVLNEFSSRLIARAALDHGISKVMSELLSASTGNNLYQVPVPRELADQSFLVVFSEMKRTRNSIVLAVYRRDQDIVISNPDVDLKVAANDQLVIVSQNEQ, encoded by the coding sequence ATGAAAAATATTGCCCATAACATTATCAAATTTGTCATCAAGGAAAACCTGCACCGCATTTTGCTGATCATGTTGTTGCTGATTGTTTTCGGTGCGGTGGGCATGGCGATTTTTGAGCCGAATGTCAATTGGGATAACGCATTGTGGTGGAGTATCGTCACGTTGACCACTGTCGGATATGGCGATATTGCGCCAACTACGTTCGGCGGGCGCATCGTTGGATCGATCATCATGATTTTGGGTATCGGCATTTTGGGGATGTTCACGGCAACCATCGCCAGCGTATTTGTGGAGCAAAAACTGAAAGTGAATCGCGGAATGAGTAATTACGATTTCACCAATCACACGATTATTTGTGAATGGAATTATCGCGCCAAAGAAATTTTGAGAGAGCTGCGTTCAGACAGTCGCGTGCTGGATCAACCCATCATTTTGATCGCAGATATCGACGAAAAACCGGTGAATGACGAAAATCTCCATTTCATCAAAGGCGAAGTGGACGAAGCAAATTTGCAGCGCGCCAATATTGCGGCTGCAAAAACGGTCGTCATTCTCGGCGATGACAAATTGGATAACAACGCCCGCGATGCGCAAGTGGTGCTCGCTGCGCTGATTATCGAATCCATCAACCCGAGCGCTTACACAATTGTGGAATTGGTGAACGAACAAAACGTGGCGCATTGCCGTAAAGCGCATGTGGACGAAATTATTGTTTTAAATGAGTTTAGCAGCCGCCTAATTGCCCGCGCAGCGCTCGATCACGGTATTTCGAAAGTGATGAGCGAACTGCTCAGCGCCAGCACCGGCAACAATTTGTATCAGGTGCCGGTGCCCCGCGAACTGGCAGATCAATCATTTCTGGTTGTGTTTTCGGAGATGAAACGCACCCGGAACAGCATTGTTCTGGCGGTGTATCGCCGGGATCAGGATATCGTAATTTCCAACCCGGATGTGGATTTGAAAGTAGCAGCGAACGACCAGTTGGTCATCGTTTCGCAAAACGAACAGTAA
- a CDS encoding J domain-containing protein, with protein MSLFSRIAGIIRANLNFRRDDVDIDDSVYEEIRDSQREYQRQKQQRNDANHHRNDDPLAKHYANLEVPYGSDLETVTKSWKALLRKYHPDIHSGDPEKQKIANQLVQELNQSYNELKKKLR; from the coding sequence ATGTCCCTTTTTTCGAGAATCGCAGGAATTATTCGCGCTAACCTGAATTTCCGGCGCGATGATGTTGACATCGACGATAGCGTTTACGAAGAAATTCGTGATTCGCAGCGCGAATATCAACGCCAAAAACAGCAGCGCAACGATGCCAATCATCACCGGAATGACGATCCGTTGGCCAAACACTACGCCAATCTTGAAGTGCCGTACGGCTCGGATCTGGAAACTGTCACCAAATCGTGGAAAGCGTTGCTGCGCAAATATCACCCGGATATTCATTCCGGCGATCCCGAAAAACAGAAAATTGCGAATCAACTTGTTCAGGAATTAAACCAATCTTATAATGAGTTGAAAAAAAAGTTACGCTAA
- a CDS encoding YbjN domain-containing protein: MFSKFEMVKDYLMELGFAIIREDEDEEIVVVNDPDNGINNMVIDCEDPIVIMEQLIMEVPEKPGDLYEKLLKMNRTLVHGAFVLDEEGKRVIYRDTLQLENLDKNELEASIVALSMGIAEFGSELLKYAKR; encoded by the coding sequence ATGTTTAGCAAATTCGAAATGGTTAAGGATTATTTAATGGAACTCGGCTTTGCGATTATTCGCGAAGATGAGGATGAAGAGATCGTGGTTGTAAATGATCCCGATAATGGCATCAACAATATGGTCATCGATTGCGAAGACCCGATTGTGATTATGGAGCAATTGATTATGGAAGTGCCGGAAAAACCCGGTGATTTGTATGAAAAATTGCTGAAAATGAACCGCACACTGGTTCACGGCGCATTTGTGCTGGATGAAGAAGGCAAACGCGTTATTTATCGCGATACGCTGCAGTTGGAAAATCTCGATAAAAATGAGCTGGAAGCCTCGATTGTCGCGCTTTCCATGGGCATTGCAGAATTTGGCAGCGAGTTGCTGAAATACGCAAAACGCTAA